A part of Maridesulfovibrio hydrothermalis AM13 = DSM 14728 genomic DNA contains:
- a CDS encoding 2-oxoacid:acceptor oxidoreductase family protein — MKNQYLDRFEIRLSGLGGQGILTLGKVMGSGLALGHSYFVTQTQSYGPEARGGASRSDLVVSSNVISYPKAESLDLLIALSQEACNMYYRNLKSGGLLLIETDLVKQPPVNQFIGLPFTKLAKEKIGLVQAMNTIVLGAATYLLPFAQQRVMRKNLEEVLPAKIRDINVKAFNLGYREAKKNFGDPEELWRANAVIVEEDNDDYDSI; from the coding sequence ATGAAAAATCAATATCTCGACAGATTTGAAATTCGTCTGTCCGGCCTCGGCGGTCAGGGTATACTTACTCTCGGTAAAGTTATGGGGTCCGGCCTTGCGCTGGGGCACAGCTATTTTGTTACCCAGACTCAGAGTTATGGTCCTGAAGCGCGTGGCGGAGCAAGTCGCTCCGATCTCGTTGTCAGTTCCAACGTGATCAGTTATCCCAAGGCTGAGTCTTTAGACCTGCTTATCGCCCTCAGTCAGGAAGCGTGTAATATGTACTACCGCAATCTGAAGTCCGGCGGTCTGCTGCTGATTGAAACTGATCTGGTAAAACAGCCTCCGGTGAATCAGTTTATCGGCCTGCCTTTTACCAAGCTTGCTAAAGAGAAGATCGGGCTGGTTCAGGCTATGAACACTATTGTTCTCGGCGCAGCAACTTATCTCCTGCCCTTTGCGCAGCAGCGGGTGATGCGTAAGAATCTTGAAGAGGTTCTTCCAGCGAAAATCAGAGACATCAACGTTAAAGCGTTCAACCTCGGATACAGGGAAGCCAAAAAGAATTTCGGTGACCCCGAAGAGCTTTGGAGAGCCAACGCTGTTATCGTTGAAGAAGATAATGATGACTATGATTCTATTTAG
- a CDS encoding 2-oxoacid:acceptor oxidoreductase subunit alpha, with amino-acid sequence MARPRKKKNKEIFALGNEAVVEGALLAGCTFYAGYPITPSSEIMEIMAQRLPLIPDGSFIQMEDEIAGLGAVIGGSLAGRKAMTATSGPGFSLMQEHLGYGCITETPLVIVNIMRGGPSTGLPTSPAQGDVQQARWGTHGDHSIIVLSASNVQECLDNTIQAFNMAEKYRTPVILLIDEITAHTREKIIIPNEDEFDVFDRTVPTMPPEWYKPYEETVRGVPPMPAIGTGYRFHVTGLTHDVNGFPTSRPDEVRELNERLFRKIDQFLHDVQIVDEVDTEDAEVAVIAYGTVARSAELAVKQARDLGVKAGLLKLSTLFPYPRKATEKLMVKAKTIIVPEMNMGQISREVKRVNNGQVSVRTINKVDGQIITPAEILKVITRV; translated from the coding sequence ATGGCCAGACCCAGAAAAAAGAAGAATAAAGAAATTTTCGCTTTAGGTAACGAGGCTGTTGTAGAAGGCGCGCTTTTGGCCGGATGTACTTTTTATGCCGGTTATCCCATCACTCCCTCATCGGAGATCATGGAGATCATGGCACAAAGGCTGCCGCTTATCCCCGATGGATCTTTTATCCAGATGGAAGATGAGATTGCAGGGCTGGGCGCAGTAATCGGTGGATCACTTGCGGGACGCAAAGCAATGACCGCGACATCAGGACCGGGGTTTTCTCTTATGCAGGAACACCTTGGATACGGCTGTATTACCGAGACTCCGCTGGTTATCGTAAATATTATGCGTGGCGGTCCCAGTACCGGTCTTCCTACTTCGCCTGCTCAAGGTGACGTACAGCAGGCCAGATGGGGAACCCACGGAGATCATTCTATCATCGTTCTTTCTGCTTCAAACGTTCAGGAATGTCTGGATAATACTATTCAAGCGTTCAATATGGCAGAAAAATATCGCACACCGGTAATTCTGCTTATCGATGAAATTACTGCTCACACCCGTGAGAAAATTATCATCCCTAATGAAGATGAGTTTGACGTTTTTGATCGTACTGTTCCAACCATGCCGCCAGAATGGTATAAGCCATATGAGGAGACGGTCAGAGGTGTTCCGCCTATGCCGGCCATCGGTACTGGATACCGTTTTCACGTTACCGGCCTTACCCACGACGTGAATGGTTTTCCCACCTCGCGGCCTGATGAGGTTCGTGAACTCAATGAACGGCTGTTCCGCAAGATTGATCAGTTTCTGCATGATGTTCAGATTGTTGATGAGGTTGATACTGAAGATGCAGAGGTTGCTGTTATTGCATACGGGACTGTTGCCCGTTCGGCAGAGCTGGCAGTCAAACAGGCTCGTGACCTTGGTGTGAAAGCAGGGCTTCTTAAACTCTCGACTCTGTTTCCATATCCCAGAAAGGCTACTGAAAAGCTTATGGTCAAGGCCAAGACTATCATTGTGCCTGAAATGAATATGGGACAAATCTCCAGAGAAGTGAAAAGGGTCAATAATGGTCAGGTAAGTGTGCGGACCATTAATAAGGTTGACGGGCAGATAATTACTCCCGCTGAAATCCTCAAAGTCATAACACGGGTATAG
- a CDS encoding 2-oxoacid:ferredoxin oxidoreductase subunit beta, which translates to MADMKGTQLIHEYLRHNKKFPHVFCSGCGHGIVLGSLIRSIHGLGLSKDEVCIVAGIGCSGRLAAYVDFNTVHTTHGRALTFAAGIKMAKPGMHVIVVMGDGDSMAIGGNHLIHAARRNIGVTALILNNNIYGMTGGQCSPTTPAGAFSMTTPMGQMEQSFDCVELMTAAKANYVARGSVFHVKKLDKMIMGGITNPGFGVIEILTPCHTQFGRKNKYKSPVEMFQNLKKTVISRERYDQLSDEEKADRVPSGVFVQKDTPSLEEKFYEMAARCQGGA; encoded by the coding sequence ATGGCTGATATGAAAGGAACACAACTCATTCATGAGTATTTAAGGCATAATAAGAAGTTTCCGCATGTTTTTTGTTCAGGTTGCGGACATGGTATTGTGCTTGGATCGCTTATCAGGTCTATCCACGGGCTTGGACTCTCCAAAGATGAAGTTTGCATTGTAGCCGGCATCGGCTGCTCCGGCAGACTCGCAGCTTATGTGGATTTCAATACTGTTCACACCACCCATGGGCGTGCGCTTACTTTTGCTGCCGGAATAAAAATGGCTAAACCCGGCATGCATGTTATCGTGGTTATGGGGGATGGCGATTCCATGGCAATCGGCGGTAACCATCTGATTCATGCTGCGCGCAGAAATATCGGTGTGACTGCTTTGATCCTTAATAACAATATTTACGGCATGACCGGCGGGCAATGTTCGCCGACCACTCCGGCCGGTGCTTTCTCTATGACCACTCCTATGGGGCAGATGGAGCAGAGTTTTGACTGTGTAGAGCTTATGACCGCTGCAAAGGCCAATTATGTTGCCCGCGGTAGCGTCTTCCATGTTAAAAAACTCGATAAAATGATCATGGGCGGAATCACCAACCCCGGCTTTGGTGTTATTGAAATCCTTACTCCGTGTCACACTCAGTTCGGACGTAAAAATAAATACAAATCCCCTGTGGAGATGTTTCAGAATCTTAAAAAGACGGTTATTTCGCGCGAGCGTTATGACCAGCTTAGCGACGAAGAGAAAGCTGACCGCGTTCCTTCCGGTGTGTTTGTACAAAAAGACACCCCCAGTCTGGAAGAGAAGTTTTATGAAATGGCTGCAAGATGTCAGGGAGGGGCGTAA